Proteins encoded by one window of Manihot esculenta cultivar AM560-2 chromosome 10, M.esculenta_v8, whole genome shotgun sequence:
- the LOC110625097 gene encoding LOW QUALITY PROTEIN: receptor-like protein 9DC3 (The sequence of the model RefSeq protein was modified relative to this genomic sequence to represent the inferred CDS: substituted 1 base at 1 genomic stop codon), with protein MASLVWLASFLLLFHFHFQASVSFSLNSNSSAMLCQRDQSLALLQFKETFSIAKAVFVPPYYPKPYLKTRYWKEGTDCCWWDGITCDMETGNVIGLHLSNSLLYGPIYSNNPLFSLRHLRKLDLSLNDFNHSRIVPQFGQLFKLTHLNLSYSGFVGQIPSEITYLSGLLSLDLSWNYGLTSETTIFTKLVQNLTQLRELDLSFVNMSEVAPSSLMNLSSSLTSLKLHSCEMQGKIPDISRLSKLVSLDLSWNYGGLTIEPMVFDKLVRNLTKIRDLAFGDVNMSMVEPSSLTNISSHLSSLRLGICELKGKFPDNIIQRTNLQLLDLFGNEDLNGSLPRHNWNNSLRSLSLSFTQFPIYLDYDFISNLKSLETLELSSCNFRVSNLKLLGKLTRLILLDLFNNNFSGQIPSSLGSLKRLFYLDLSNNNFSGQIPSSLESLKRLPYLDLSNNNFSGQIPSSLGSLKRLFYLHLSNNNFSGGIPSSFKNLKQLYTLGLQNNQLTGRLGPFQDNPLRYIDLSNNMLHGSIPSSILKLADLNVLILSSNKLIGEVSSAVCKLNSLQILDLSNNSLNGFIPQCLGNFSNDLSVLHLGMNNFQGTIPETFSARGSLRYLNFNGNQLQRRIPLSISNCRNLEILDLGNNNIDDSFPHFLETLPELQILILKSNKLHGFVKGSSTNYSFSKLRMFDLSDNMLSGPLPSGYFNNFKAMMNFDVKMEYMGQPNYSYDYSVSLTLKGVVIELVRIQTLLTTIDLSGNKFTGEIPQSIGKLKALKLLNLSHNQLTGNIQPSLRELSNLESLDLSSNFLVGRIPMQLTDLTFLQVFRVSDNRLEGPIPEGKQFNTFDKSXYEGNLGLCGFPLEKCNNGERQKPEISKEDDSNSKFGFGWQPVVAGYGCGVIFGIAMGYRVFKTRKPIWFVRIVEGQRRAKPKRFKN; from the exons ATGGCTAGTCTAGTATGGCTTGCTAGCTTTCTCCTTTTGTTTCACTTTCATTTTCAAGCTTCAGTTTCCTTTTCTTTGAATTCCAACTCTTCAGCAATGTTGTGCCAACGAGACCAGAGTCTTGCCTTGCTCCAATTCAAGGAAACCTTTTCCATTGCAAAGGCTGTCTTTGTCCCTCCTTATTATCCCAAGCCTTATCTCAAGACAAGGTATTGGAAAGAGGGCACTGATTGCTGTTGGTGGGATGGGATTACATGTGATATGGAAACGGGTAATGTAATTGGCCTTCACCTTTCTAATAGCCTCTTGTATGGTCCTATCTATTCTAACAATCCTCTTTTCTCTCTTCGCCATCTCCGAAAACTCGACTTGTCTTTAAATGATTTCAACCACTCTCGAATTGTTCCTCAGTTTGGCCAGTTATTCAAGTTAACACATCTTAATCTAAGCTATTCTGGTTTTGTGGGTCAAATTCCTTCAGAAATTACTTACCTGTCAGgtttgctatctcttgatcTTTCTTGGAATTATGGTTTAACATCAGAAACCACTATTTTTACCAAGCTTGTTCAAAACCTAACCCAATTACGGGAATTGGACTTGAGTTTTGTAAACATGTCTGAGGTTGCACCTAGTTCCTTGATGAATTTGTCTTCTTCTTTGACATCTCTCAAACTTCACTCTTGTGAAATGCAAGGAAAAATCCCCGATATCAGTCGTCTATCTAAATTGGTTTCACTTGATCTTTCTTGGAATTATGGTGGTTTGACAATAGAACCAATGGTTTTTGACAAGCTTGTTAGAAATCTAACCAAGATAAGAGACTTAGCCTTCGGAGACGTAAACATGTCCATGGTTGAACCTAGTTCTTTAACGAATATCTCTTCACATTTATCATCACTTAGACTTGGAATTTGTGAATTGAAAGGGAAATTTCCAGACAACATTATTCAACGAACAAACCTCCAACTGCTTGATTTATTCGGTAATGAAGATCTCAACGGTTCCTTACCTAGGCATAACTGGAATAATTCTCTCAGGTCTTTGTCTCTTTCTTTTACACAATTTCCAATTTATTTGGACTATGATTTTATCAGTAATTTGAAGTCTTTAGAAACTTTGGAGCTCAgcagctgcaattttagagtttcaaatttgaaattgttGGGTAAGTTGACTCGACTCATTCTGTTGGAT cttttcaataataatttcaGTGGTCAAATTCCATCTTCACTTGGGAGTCTTAAACGACTCTTTTATTTAGACCTTTCCAATAATAATTTCAGTGGTCAAATTCCATCTTCACTTGAAAGTCTTAAGCGGCTCCCTTATTTAGACCTTTCCAATAACAATTTCAGTGGTCAAATTCCATCTTCACTTGGAAGTCTTAAGCGACTcttttatttacacctttccaATAACAATTTTAGTGGTGGGATTCCCTCCTCTTTTAAAAACCTTAAACAACTTTATACATTGGGGCTCCAAAATAACCAGCTCACCGGTCGTTTAGGTCCATTCCAAGACAATCCATTGAGATATATTGATTTGAGCAATAACATGTTGCATGGCTCCATTCCAAGCTCCATTTTAAAACTTGCGGACTTGAATGTTCTCATTCTTTCATCCAATAAATTGATAGGAGAAGTTTCTTCAGCAGTTTGCAAACTAAACTCTCTCCAAATTCTTGACTTGTCAAACAACAGTTTGAACGGCTTCATCCCACAATGTTTGGGAAATTTCAGCAATGATCTCTCGGTGCTGCATTTGGGCATGAACAATTTCCAAGGAACCATCCCTGAGACGTTTTCAGCAAGAGGCAGCTTGAGATATTTGAACTTCAATGGCAATCAATTGCAAAGGAGAATCCCTCTGTCCATTTCCAATTGTAGAAATTTGGAGATTTTAGATCTTGGAAACAATAATATAGATGACTCATTCCCCCATTTCTTGGAAACTCTTCCGGAGCTGCAAATTCTAATTCTGAAATCCAATAAACTCCATGGATTTGTGAAAGGGTCCTCTACCAATTATTCCTTCTCAAAGCTGCGAATGTTTGACCTCTCCGATAACATGTTGAGCGGGCCATTACCTTCAGGGTATTTCAATAATTTCAAAGCAATGATGAACTTTGATGTGAAGATGGAGTACATGGGGCAACCAAATTATTCTTACGATTATTCTGTGAGTCTGACACTCAAAGGAGTTGTGATTGAGTTGGTGAGAATCCAAACACTTCTTACAACCATTGATTTGTCAGGCAACAAATTCACAGGGGAGATCCCACAGTCTATTGGAAAGCTTAAAGCACTTAAGTTGCTCAACTTGTCTCACAATCAACTCACGGGCAATATTCAACCATCATTGAGGGAATTGTCCAATTTGGAATCACTAGACCTCTCTTCAAATTTTCTTGTTGGAAGGATTCCTATGCAGTTGACAGATTTAACATTTCTGCAAGTATTTCGGGTTTCAGATAATCGACTTGAAGGACCCATACCTGAAGGAAAGCAGTTCAACACATTTGATAAAAGTTGATATGAAGGAAATTTGGGATTGTGTGGATTTCCACTAGAAAAATGCAATAATGGGGAGAGGCAAAAACCAGAAATATCCAAGGAAGATGATTCCAATTCTAAATTTGGATTTGGGTGGCAACCTGTAGTGGCAGGGTATGGATGTGGAGTAATATTTGGTATTGCAATGGGATATCGTGTGTTTAAAACAAGAAAACCAATATGGTTTGTGAGGATAGTTGAAGGACAAAGACGTGCAAAGCCAAAAAGATTCAAAAACTAG